The window CcatgagagggaaagaaatataataacaattatacatgtaaagtctgacaaaatatatttccatattaagatgaagaaagtaaaaacaaagtgcttcaatctgcactcagaatacattagttctctttctggatgttgatagtatttttcatcatgggtcctttggaattgtcttggatcattgtcttaatcagagtagctaaatctttcatagCTAATCATCCTTGCAATATTGTTGTTAATGTATGccatgttctggttctgctcacttcagtttgcatTGGTTcgtataagtcttcccaggcttttctgaaaccatcctgatcatcatttcttatagcacaataatattccatcataatcatataccacaacctgttcagccattccccaattgatgaatatccACAGGTGCTACAAAATTTTTGGGAATACATATTACTTTAGAAAtatatgtgtgggggcagctaggtggcacagtggataaaacatcggacctggattcaggagaacctgagttcaaatctggcctcagatacttgacacttactagctgtgtgaccctgggcaagtcacttaacccccattgccctgcaaaaaaaagaaagaaatatatgtgtgtatgtgtatgtgtcatttcccattttctttgatatctttgagaTTCAGACCctgtagtggtattgatgggttcAAGTGTATTCACAGTTTTTATAGCCcattggacatagttccaaattgttctccagaatagttagattagttcacatctccaccaacaggGCATTAATGTCCctttttttccatatccccttcagtatttatcattttccttttctgtcatgttagccaatctgatacattTTAGGccgtacctcagagttattttaatttaaatttctctaatcagtagggatttagagcattttttaccCATGTATTCTTAAATTGTTACTTGGCAGTTCCACTGTATTTATAGTCCAGTTCCCAAGTATTCTCTTTTCACTGGGCTGTTTGGTGTCTGAAATTCTGAACATTAATGAAAGGAACTGggagataaggaaaaaaagaaaacaagaggcCAGTTCTGAACAATAAAACGATTAATcgcaaatgcataaaatacatactAATAACATATGAATTTAGAAATATGAGAATTTCATGAACAAAATAGGTGGTCAGATTACTTgacccattttgtatttttcccagGAAGAAAAATCAGTATATAACATATGCTTTTGGAATTGAAATCCAGGAGTTTTTGTAGTTTTAGGAGGCTCTGATtgtattttctttgatttcctttaaGGTAATTCCAGATATATTTGAAGCAATCAAAAGTGAGAACCTGGAGTCTCTGAAAGAATGTCTCCATTCTGTGGCCTCCTCTGTTCGCGAGGCAATTGAAGTGTTCGACCTTGTTCACAGTATGTATGTATTCAGTGCAATAGTATAGACTCTAAGTTCAAAACTTGTCTAATAACAAGAATTACTATCAAAAGATGGTTGAAGGTTATCTTAGCTGAGTTAGATTAAGTAAAGTGCAAGAAACCTTAAATTTAGGAGCTGTTCTAGCATCAACTCACCAGATGATCTTGAgcaattcagtttcttcatctgccaaaaGAGGTAGTCATTGCAGACCATCTCCAAAGGCTCTTGGAAGTCTTGTAGTCAATGGTTTCAACTATTAagaaataaatgggggcagctagatggcgcaggggcagctagatggtgcagtggatagggcaccggccctggattcaggagtgcctgagttcaaatccggcctctgacacaacacttactagctgtgtgaccctgagcaagtcacttaaccccaactgcctcacaaaaaaaaaagggggggggaagaaataaATGTATTTGCCAACCCCGGGTAAAACATGTATCAAAAATAACTTTAATTCTTTTGCAGAAATTACagataaattcaattcagttttcaAAATGTGATACATTAATTGTGCTCAAGCTAAGCAAGAACACTTAAAGTAAGTGAATAGGAAATGTACACAATCCTGTTCAAGATATATAGATTGGAGAGCTCCtttctatagcaatgaaatctgTAACAACGAGTTCTTATTTTGTTTGGTAGACAATGAAGGGTCATGGGTGGTTCTGCATAAAAGAAAAGTGCAATGAGAAGATTGCTTGAGCAACATCATAAAGGATGACTAGCAATAGAGAGAGGCTAGAGGCAGGATGACTGATTATTAGACTTTTCCAATTAGTCTAGGGAAGAGGTaatataattctctctctctctctttctctgtgtgtgtgtgtgtgtgtgtgtgtgtgtgtgtgtgtgtgtgtgttggggatgACAGAAGTGAGGACAAATTAAGAAGTTCAATTTTAGATACATTGGGTTTGACCTTCTTGCAGCACAACCAGGTAGAGCCATCTAAGAGGTAGTTGCTGGGGCTAGAAGCCATGGGTAGAGATGGTATCACCAAAAGAGGGAatttataaaaagataattaattggAGTTCAGGGTCTTAGgtttcaaataaaacaaacaaatgaaaagctAACAATAAGCAAAATGTGGTTATGCAATGGAGACTCCTGCTTCTCTCTTCTGCTTTGATGATAGAGGACTTCATTTTAGAATccataaattttccttttttttctttgtcaaggGTCAGAACAGAGGGTTGAGAGAAATAGAAGATCATATGATCCCCAAAGAGATGTTACTAGttttcaaaatggaaaatttgagGCAGACCCTTCTAAGGGTGAAGGGCGATTGCTGTGGTGGTGGAGAAGAGCCTGGAGGATGGTGCAAAGATCCACCTGATGGGTGGAAGATTTAATGTGTGAAGTTAGACTAGAAGTCCTTTAGCCTGGGATCTTGCTCTCATAGACAGTGGAGAATTCCTTCTGATGGTCTCACAAAATATAATGATAGCACATGAACTGCTCTGTTTTTTATAAGTCTTTATAAGACTTTCATTCTGGCTCAATCTTTCAACAGAACATGTGAATCCTGATGACTTTTACAATACTCTTCGCACCTACTTGTCTGGGTATGTGATTTGCTTCTTTCACTGATTCCTCTGAATAAAGGAACGTCTATTCACAGAAAGCCAAGAATCTAGTTCCAATAACCCACTGATAACTCACTCCCATGAGCTCCCAGCAACCTCACATTGTTGCTTAATATGTTAGAGGTGGCATGGAGCTATTTGCAATTTATTGGTCTCTATCCTACTCAGTTGGGTCTGTAAATGGTCATTTAGAAGTGACAGAATGTTTAATTCTGATTTAGAAGACAAAGATCCATTTCTAGAAAGAACAcaatatggtgtagtggaaagagcattgagtGTGAATTTTGACTCTAACACTCATTGCCtgatgtgacactggacaaattaCTTCTCTTCCtagcttcctcatatgtaaaatgagaataatattgaTTGTATTGCCAATCTCACAGGACAATTGtaagaatgaaattaaataatatatgtaaatacttAAGATTATAGTGTATGACTTACTCTTATGGTAGCTACCAAATTTGCTTAGGTCTACATGACCAAAACTAACCTTTTCCTAAGGGATTGATTTGGCAGGGGGTAAGGAGGGTTCatgatcaaaaaacaaacaaaattctaaTAGAATTGTTTACCCTTTAGCTCTACACCTATAAAACTAATTAGATTTTGGAAAATTAATGAAGGCAAAAGTCTTTCTCCAACAAACATAAATATATCTTTGTCTCTATTTTGGTTTAGCTggaagaataatccattgttgccAAAAGGCTTGGTGTATGAAGGGGTGTGGGAGACACCCAAGATGTTCTGTGGGGGAAGTGCTGCCCAAAGCAGCATCATGCAGTGTTTTGATGCCCTGCTGGGGATCCAACACGGCACAGCAAGGGGTAAGTTCAGGTTCTGTCTGGGATTTGAGATTCAAATGAACCTAGCAATATGGTGCAGTAAGCAACAGCCAAGTATATTTGAAGCACTGCCTATTTACATGGACTATTATAAGGAAAGTGCTTCATAGAAATGGAACTTATTGTGACTTGTAAATCGGCCTTATGAAGAAAAGTGTTTATTGTAGTAATAActctaattaataataacaataataaaataaattaataagtcTAATTTCAATTGTGCTTTAAGTCTTACAAGGAATATTTCTTATGACAATCCTGTGGGGTAGGCAGGATGAGAGTTAGtatacacattttatagatgaggtaaatgAGGCTCAAGGAGGTGAATCTATGTCCTTAAGCTATTATAGTTGTCAGTAGATGACAGAGACAGGGCTTCTGGCTCTAAGTCCAGTGCTtcatttctctgaatctcagtttattcatctacaaAGTAGGATAGTAACCACTGCCCTAATGTACAGCTTTGTTATGAGGAAACTTTTAAGTGTAGATTAATGTCTAGCttattataattatgtataattatAAGATATAATCTGACACCCAGATGTCCCACTACCATTAGCATGGACATATTCCTTATACTACTAGGTATCAATGATCTCTCTTTCATTTCCCATTCCCCCATCTCTATACTTCTCTTCAGTGTCTCCTTAATGCCctattttgtccttttctttcagAGAAATCCAGTGCTAAATTCCTCGAGGAAATGAGGAGCTACATGCCATCATCTCACAAGGACTTTCTTGACGAAGTTATCTCTCGCCCATCTGTTAGAGATTTCATCATCTCCAGCGATGATACCAAGCTGAAGAAGGAATATAATGAATGTATAAAGGCTCTAGTTGATCTCAGGAGCTATCACCTTAAAGTGGTAGCCAAGTATATCATAAATCCATcaaacaatgcaaatggaaagaaatcatcagataataaagagagagggacaggtGGCACAAACTTAATGACTTTCCTTAAGACTGTAAGGGACACAACTAAGGAAGCCCTTTTGGAAGAGAGCTAATGGaatacaatattattattattcttcacGCAACATGTAGTTATTAAGCTCATATTCTGTGTCAGACACTAGGCTAAGCATActgatacaaagaatgaaacaatttctgtTCTCAATAAGGTTATATTACATTCTACTTAATTGTTCAGTTGATAATCTATTAATCAACTTATCAATgagtaagcattaattaagcactttaTTATGAATAAGTTATGTGGATACAAAAAACTGTGAAAAAACTATCCTTTGTATGTTGACAAATGCAAAGcaccctccaaagaaagaaatgaaggaatttgaatgcagatagaagctgggttttttttttttactttatttttcttgtttgtttgggtgttttttaaagtctgttttcttttgcaccaTGGCTAATAAGAAATGTATTTTGTATGattgaaaagaaaacacaaaaaactgtCCTTGACCTCAGGGATTACATTACATATAGAGAAGATTACATGGGTTTTCATGTAGTGTCTTCCTCTGTGAATTCTAAGGAATCCTTATAATAAGACATCCTCCTTAAATGATCACAAGGAAAAATGCTTTGTTTTGAATGGCATCAATGCTATATTGCCAATGTTGCTGTGTCATAATGCAATTgtgtaaaattaataaataaaagctaaTTTAATAGTGGAATGAGTACTTTGGGGTTAACTTTCTCAGTAAGGGCTGACTTTCTTTACCTATGTATGTAAGAGCTACCAATGTGGAGTGATTTAAAGGGGTTAGGGAACTGTCCTCCCCACCAATCCCATCATGTGTATATACACTGCCTTAAATGCCTAAACTGTAGGAAATTCATGAGTTCATATGATTTTGTTCCAGTGACTAGGGAGGTAAACTTTCTGGGATGGCTAGAGTGGCTGAATCAGGTCTGGGCAAGCCCCATTTAAAGAAGCTGGAAAgacttcctgtcttctctcccttcctttcttgtttACTCAGAGATATTATTGCTTATTTGAGACTAGTCTGGTTTGAGGGGATAAGGGAATAGGTTTCTAGGTAATGGGATA is drawn from Dromiciops gliroides isolate mDroGli1 chromosome 2, mDroGli1.pri, whole genome shotgun sequence and contains these coding sequences:
- the IDO1 gene encoding indoleamine 2,3-dioxygenase 1, encoding MALLENSLVHPEKFYISKELGFILEGPLEELPQPYQVWVELAKNLPFLIENGQFRKEVEKTLPELSISQLQGYKELRLAHLALAVITMGYVWEEGKAMEVLPRKIAVPFCEISKQLGLPPIMVYADCVLANWKIKNSARPMTYDNMDTLFAFPGGDCSKGFFLVSLLVEKAAASAIRVIPDIFEAIKSENLESLKECLHSVASSVREAIEVFDLVHKHVNPDDFYNTLRTYLSGWKNNPLLPKGLVYEGVWETPKMFCGGSAAQSSIMQCFDALLGIQHGTAREKSSAKFLEEMRSYMPSSHKDFLDEVISRPSVRDFIISSDDTKLKKEYNECIKALVDLRSYHLKVVAKYIINPSNNANGKKSSDNKERGTGGTNLMTFLKTVRDTTKEALLEES